A portion of the Clupea harengus chromosome 18, Ch_v2.0.2, whole genome shotgun sequence genome contains these proteins:
- the lratb.2 gene encoding lecithin retinol acyltransferase b, tandem duplicate 2 translates to MALLRLLSMFFLTITTTKKKQEQEKEDIKVNEKVRKYDISLYKRGDLLEVPRTLFTHFGIYLGNDRVAHLIPDILPVFSSNQNTIGTMVTNLRLILGAIAKAASVRVDSVEDFAYGGDILINPMDKVCSRPPYDGEEVARRAEKLMGPVDYSLLWYNCEHYVMYCRYGTVMSFQTFQFCKGVRKIFCSKRFSFVSALIGVAIMVSLQTDPLYTLLLTFFISFHIWMAS, encoded by the exons ATGGCTCTGCTGCGGCTCCTGAGCATGTTCTTTCTCACCATAACCACCACCAAGAAGAagcaagaacaagagaaagaggacaTAAAGGTCAATGAGAAGGTACGCAAGTATGACATATCGCTCTACAAGAGGGGGGACCTCCTGGAGGTGCCGCGCACCCTCTTCACCCATTTCGGAATCTACCTGGGGAATGACCGCGTTGCACACCTGATCCCCGACATCTTGCCCGTCTTCTCGTCCAACCAGAACACCATCGGCACCATGGTGACCAACCTGCGGCTCATCCTGGGGGCCATCGCCAAGGCGGCCAGCGTGCGCGTGGACTCGGTGGAGGACTTTGCCTACGGCGGGGACATCCTCATCAACCCCATGGACAAGGTGTGCAGCCGGCCGCCCTACGATGGGGAAGAGGTGGCCCGCCGGGCAGAGAAGCTCATGGGTCCGGTGGACTACAGCCTCCTGTGGTACAACTGTGAGCATTACGTCATGTACTGCCGCTACGGGACCGTCATGAGCTTCCAGACCTTCCag TTCTGTAAAGGAGTTCGGAAGATCTTCTGCAGTAAAAGGTTCTCCTTCGTGAGTGCATTAATCGGTGTGGCCATCATGGTTTCCCTCCAAACGGATCCACTTTACACTCTGCTCCTCACTTTCTTCATCTCCTTCCACATCTGGATGGCTTCCTGA